A window from Pseudobutyrivibrio ruminis HUN009 encodes these proteins:
- a CDS encoding cob(I)yrinic acid a,c-diamide adenosyltransferase — MEKGTIQVYYGSGQGKSAAALGYALRFASEGRSTIIIQFLKSENDSDYLEKLEPEIKLFRFERSKEGFQNLTDEQKQEEKINILNGLNYAKKVLGTGECDLLILDEILGVVDEGIVSEQDIMEVLEGKSVFTNVILTGLNMTPGLFEIADSVLNIKPEK, encoded by the coding sequence ATGGAAAAGGGAACTATACAGGTCTACTACGGAAGCGGACAGGGCAAATCAGCGGCAGCGCTTGGATATGCTCTGCGCTTTGCTTCAGAAGGTAGAAGTACAATCATAATACAGTTCTTAAAATCAGAAAACGATTCAGATTATCTTGAGAAGCTTGAACCAGAAATCAAGCTTTTCAGATTTGAGCGTTCAAAAGAAGGTTTTCAAAATCTTACAGATGAGCAAAAGCAGGAGGAGAAAATCAACATTCTCAATGGCTTGAACTATGCAAAAAAGGTTCTTGGTACAGGAGAATGTGATTTACTTATTCTTGATGAAATCCTCGGCGTTGTTGACGAGGGAATAGTTTCAGAACAGGATATTATGGAAGTATTAGAAGGCAAGTCGGTTTTCACAAATGTGATATTGACTGGTCTTAACATGACGCCTGGATTGTTTGAAATAGCAGACAGTGTATTAAACATTAAGCCAGAGAAATAA
- the serS gene encoding serine--tRNA ligase — protein MIDIKFLRENPDAVKENIKKKFQEHKLGLVDEVIELDDKRRAAQQEADDLRAEMNKASKQIGALMGQGKKEEAEAAKKEVAELKQRIKDLEPVEKELSDKVEEIMMKIPNIIDPSVPIGPDDSCNVEIERFGEPVVPDFEIPYHTDIMERFNGIDMDAAGKVAGNGFYYLMGDIARLHSAVISYARDFMIDRGFTYCIPPFMIRSNVVTGVMSFEEMDAMMYKIEGEDLYLIGTSEHSMIGKFIDTLNDEANLPYTLTSYSPCFRKEKGAHGIEERGVYRIHQFEKQEMIVVCKPEDSKMYYDKLWQNTVDLFRSLDIPVRTLECCSGDLADLKVKSCDVEAWSPRQKKYFEVGSCSNLGDAQARRLKIRVKAEDGTKYFAHTLNNTVVAPPRMLIAFLENNLREDGSVAIPKALQPYMGGKTELIPTK, from the coding sequence ATGATCGACATTAAATTTTTACGCGAAAATCCAGACGCAGTTAAAGAGAATATTAAAAAGAAGTTCCAGGAGCACAAGCTTGGTCTTGTTGATGAAGTAATTGAGCTTGATGACAAGAGACGTGCTGCTCAGCAGGAGGCAGATGACCTCCGTGCTGAGATGAACAAGGCATCAAAGCAGATTGGCGCATTAATGGGACAGGGCAAAAAGGAAGAAGCTGAGGCTGCAAAGAAGGAAGTTGCAGAGCTTAAGCAGCGTATAAAGGACCTTGAGCCAGTTGAGAAGGAGCTTTCAGACAAGGTTGAAGAAATCATGATGAAGATTCCTAACATCATTGATCCTTCAGTTCCAATTGGTCCAGATGATTCTTGCAACGTTGAAATCGAAAGGTTTGGTGAACCAGTGGTTCCTGATTTCGAAATCCCATATCACACAGATATCATGGAGAGATTCAATGGTATCGATATGGATGCAGCTGGTAAGGTTGCAGGTAATGGTTTCTACTACTTAATGGGAGATATTGCTCGTCTTCACTCAGCAGTTATCTCATATGCTCGTGATTTCATGATCGATAGAGGATTTACATATTGTATCCCACCTTTCATGATTCGTTCAAACGTTGTTACAGGCGTTATGTCATTCGAAGAGATGGACGCTATGATGTACAAAATCGAAGGTGAAGATCTTTACCTCATCGGAACATCAGAGCATTCAATGATTGGTAAGTTCATCGATACACTTAATGATGAAGCAAACTTGCCATATACACTTACAAGCTACAGCCCATGCTTCCGTAAGGAAAAGGGTGCTCATGGTATTGAAGAGCGTGGTGTATACCGTATTCACCAGTTCGAGAAGCAGGAGATGATTGTTGTTTGTAAGCCAGAGGATTCAAAGATGTACTACGATAAGCTTTGGCAGAACACAGTTGATTTATTCCGTAGCTTAGACATCCCTGTACGTACACTTGAGTGCTGCTCAGGAGATTTGGCAGATCTTAAGGTTAAGTCTTGTGACGTTGAGGCATGGTCACCACGTCAGAAGAAGTACTTTGAGGTTGGTAGCTGCTCAAATCTTGGTGATGCTCAGGCACGTCGTCTTAAGATTCGTGTTAAGGCTGAGGATGGTACAAAGTACTTTGCTCACACTCTTAACAACACAGTTGTTGCTCCACCACGTATGCTTATTGCATTCTTAGAGAACAACCTCCGTGAGGATGGTAGCGTAGCTATCCCTAAGGCACTCCAGCCTTACATGGGTGGCAAGACCGAACTCATACCTACAAAATAA
- a CDS encoding phosphatidylinositol-specific phospholipase C domain-containing protein: protein MGKGRIFRIVCGIMIAIIVVILVVLFVSDDDTYSSVSIDESVPYADTTSWMGNLSDDLYLSEITIPGTHDSCARNVMLGYVMRCQDTDVSEQLDNGYRYLDFRVALDEKTNKVKMVHNFASCHEDGNLFSDYLYFDDVCADVYSFLQQYPTETVIVNIKIEDDDHSVSDIQNLLTEQISANKDYWYTEDEIPLLSDVRGRIVLATRFSDAAATDMMGLNMQWAEQDNNTPIDIPYELYVYNNYRAWIQDRYKYNVEDKYEAIVDGLENCEADENTLFLNFVSTSGDGKIGHPRGYANTLNELLMEYQLKDDTSYGIIIVDFGNKDLARHIYYTNQF from the coding sequence ATGGGAAAAGGACGAATCTTTAGAATTGTGTGCGGTATAATGATTGCAATTATAGTAGTCATTCTTGTGGTACTTTTTGTAAGTGATGATGACACTTATTCAAGCGTAAGTATTGATGAATCCGTTCCTTATGCCGATACAACTAGTTGGATGGGCAACCTGTCTGACGACCTTTACTTATCAGAAATTACTATTCCTGGAACACATGATAGTTGTGCTAGAAATGTAATGTTGGGGTATGTGATGAGATGCCAGGATACTGATGTTTCTGAACAGTTAGATAATGGCTATAGATATTTAGATTTTCGCGTTGCCTTAGACGAAAAGACAAATAAAGTAAAGATGGTACATAATTTTGCCAGCTGTCATGAAGATGGCAATCTATTTTCGGATTATCTATATTTTGATGATGTGTGTGCTGATGTATATAGCTTTTTGCAGCAGTATCCTACAGAGACAGTTATTGTAAATATCAAGATAGAAGACGATGACCATTCGGTAAGCGATATCCAAAATTTATTAACTGAACAGATTAGTGCTAATAAAGATTATTGGTACACAGAAGATGAAATACCTTTGCTGAGTGATGTGAGAGGGCGTATTGTGCTTGCTACAAGATTTTCAGATGCAGCTGCAACAGATATGATGGGCCTTAATATGCAGTGGGCGGAGCAGGATAATAATACACCTATCGATATTCCATATGAGCTTTATGTGTATAACAATTACAGAGCGTGGATACAGGATCGATATAAATACAACGTTGAGGACAAGTATGAAGCAATCGTAGATGGACTTGAAAACTGCGAGGCAGATGAGAATACATTGTTTCTGAATTTTGTTAGTACGAGTGGCGATGGAAAGATTGGACATCCACGTGGATACGCAAATACATTAAATGAACTTTTGATGGAATACCAGTTAAAAGATGATACTAGCTATGGAATTATTATTGTAGATTTTGGAAATAAGGATTTAGCAAGACATATATATTATACAAACCAGTTTTAA
- the dapB gene encoding 4-hydroxy-tetrahydrodipicolinate reductase, protein MTKVVMHGCNGHMGRVITDLCKADSEVSIVAGVDKFKGIDNEYPVFDSISDVDVDFDVIIDFSNAAAVDGLLTYCESNGKPVVLCTTGLTDDMINHVDTASKKVAVLRSANMSLGINTLFDLCKKATQVFADAGYDIEIVEKHHNQKLDAPSGTALALADACNEALDEKYEYCYGRADRREKRPKNEIGISAVRGGNIVGEHEVIFAGLDEVITIKHTAYSKSVFAKGAVEAAKFLAGKPAGLYDMKQVIAEK, encoded by the coding sequence ATGACAAAAGTAGTTATGCACGGCTGCAATGGCCACATGGGACGAGTTATTACTGATTTGTGTAAAGCGGACAGCGAAGTATCAATTGTTGCTGGTGTAGATAAATTCAAAGGAATTGATAATGAATACCCAGTATTTGATTCTATTTCCGATGTAGATGTAGATTTTGATGTAATTATTGATTTTTCAAATGCCGCAGCTGTAGATGGCCTTTTGACATACTGCGAATCAAATGGCAAGCCGGTTGTTCTTTGCACAACAGGACTTACAGATGATATGATTAATCATGTTGATACAGCTAGCAAGAAAGTGGCAGTGCTTCGTTCTGCAAACATGTCACTTGGAATTAATACATTATTTGATCTTTGCAAAAAGGCAACTCAGGTATTTGCAGATGCAGGATATGATATCGAAATCGTAGAGAAGCATCACAATCAAAAATTAGATGCTCCAAGTGGAACAGCACTTGCACTTGCAGATGCTTGCAATGAAGCATTAGATGAAAAGTATGAGTACTGCTATGGACGAGCAGACAGAAGAGAAAAGAGACCTAAGAACGAAATTGGTATTTCTGCAGTTAGAGGTGGAAATATTGTTGGTGAGCATGAGGTTATTTTTGCAGGACTTGATGAAGTTATTACTATCAAGCATACGGCATATTCTAAGAGCGTATTTGCTAAGGGAGCTGTTGAAGCAGCAAAATTCTTAGCAGGCAAGCCAGCAGGGCTTTACGACATGAAGCAGGTTATTGCTGAGAAATAA
- a CDS encoding GGDEF domain-containing protein — translation MAQDNKGKKIGLLARINIAIVIAAAIALALCYFTTTDTVDNVITEEIEPYSVAQLSDGSKEYFFKLVDYDYNYSGIAFYTSHQEVTAYNMGREIYSFNKTGGFWTSSPGSSYHFVEINEKMVQIAIIVKPTYDIVANQKLTFYIGSSYGMYDHLMAASMPRFFVSLLIVFLSLLLFIYYAVMHEKQNLSRELLYLGYFSFFCGIWSINETDVSSLLMNNKVVDSLIPYFCLMLVVPSMIMFFDSYLGIKSVFFRKLIIGYSVVQTVVLSVLHFTKIAEYRETLVYTQVLLMITAVYLIVGMVGQIIRRNFSRRLEICAAGLSLFVFALFVDIAQYYKSLGDADEVGRYVFFIFVFMLAWDMIKEANEILEKGRRAKQLEVFALTDSMTGLYNRNAFERQTKVEAEKGSSLDGLVVVVADANGLKHCNDTYGHEAGDEYITIVAELFNSVYGKYGNCYRTGGDEFCCIIPAGRHINMERLKKLFMAKVYTANLEGDHIFDIGVAVGDAKYDASLDRDFRTLLKRADTHMYENKRELKAAIS, via the coding sequence ATGGCACAAGATAATAAGGGTAAAAAAATAGGGTTATTAGCAAGAATAAACATAGCGATAGTTATAGCAGCTGCTATAGCTCTTGCTTTATGTTATTTTACAACAACAGACACGGTAGATAATGTAATAACAGAAGAAATAGAGCCATATTCCGTGGCTCAATTATCTGATGGTTCAAAGGAATATTTCTTTAAGCTAGTAGATTATGATTATAATTATTCAGGTATAGCGTTCTATACATCCCACCAGGAAGTTACGGCTTATAATATGGGCCGAGAAATCTATTCTTTTAATAAGACTGGTGGCTTCTGGACATCTAGCCCAGGTTCATCTTATCACTTTGTTGAGATTAATGAAAAAATGGTTCAGATTGCCATTATTGTTAAGCCAACATATGATATCGTGGCAAATCAAAAGCTTACATTTTATATAGGTAGTTCTTATGGAATGTATGATCATCTTATGGCAGCTTCAATGCCAAGATTCTTTGTTAGTTTATTAATTGTTTTCCTAAGTTTATTACTGTTCATATATTATGCAGTTATGCATGAAAAACAGAATCTCAGTAGAGAATTATTGTATTTAGGTTATTTCTCTTTTTTCTGCGGTATTTGGTCGATAAACGAGACGGATGTATCATCCCTTTTAATGAATAATAAAGTTGTTGATTCATTGATACCATACTTTTGCTTAATGCTTGTTGTGCCTTCTATGATTATGTTTTTCGATTCATATCTAGGAATCAAAAGCGTTTTCTTCCGTAAGCTTATTATTGGATACTCAGTAGTACAGACAGTTGTATTATCTGTGTTGCATTTCACAAAGATTGCAGAGTATAGAGAGACCCTTGTGTACACGCAGGTTCTGTTGATGATTACAGCTGTTTATCTCATCGTTGGAATGGTTGGACAAATTATTAGAAGAAACTTCTCACGCAGACTTGAAATATGTGCTGCCGGGCTTTCGTTATTCGTATTTGCGCTATTTGTAGATATAGCTCAATATTACAAATCCCTTGGAGACGCTGATGAAGTAGGCAGATATGTATTCTTTATATTTGTATTTATGCTTGCTTGGGACATGATTAAAGAAGCAAATGAAATACTTGAAAAAGGACGTCGTGCTAAACAGCTTGAAGTATTTGCTCTTACTGACAGCATGACAGGTCTCTACAACAGAAATGCATTTGAAAGACAGACAAAGGTAGAAGCGGAAAAAGGCAGTAGCCTAGATGGACTTGTTGTAGTCGTAGCTGATGCCAACGGACTAAAGCACTGCAACGACACATATGGACATGAAGCTGGTGATGAATATATCACAATCGTGGCCGAACTATTTAACAGTGTTTATGGTAAATACGGAAACTGTTACAGAACAGGTGGAGATGAGTTCTGTTGTATAATTCCAGCAGGCCGCCACATAAATATGGAACGCCTCAAAAAGCTTTTCATGGCAAAAGTATATACTGCCAACCTTGAAGGCGACCATATCTTCGACATTGGCGTAGCTGTCGGAGATGCAAAATACGACGCCTCTCTAGACAGAGACTTCCGCACCTTACTAAAGCGTGCAGACACTCATATGTACGAAAACAAACGTGAGCTCAAGGCCGCCATATCCTAA
- a CDS encoding alpha/beta fold hydrolase: protein MYIQLNSQVICYEKTGEGTPVILIHGNNGNLHDFDALAETMSMYHTVYAMDSRGHGESATPKEYHYRDMADDVINLITALDIEKPYLVGYSDGGIIALLVAIKASKLLSGIVCCGANLSPAGIHHRALREMKKDYKRTNDPKILMMLEEPDISPSDLRRISVPAMIFAGEDDCIKEKESEKIAANIPEAELHILPDENHDSYIVGTNRLFKYISGFLR from the coding sequence ATGTATATTCAACTCAATTCACAGGTAATATGCTATGAGAAGACCGGCGAGGGTACGCCGGTTATTCTTATACACGGAAATAACGGAAATCTTCATGATTTTGATGCTTTAGCAGAGACTATGAGCATGTATCATACAGTTTACGCTATGGATTCAAGAGGCCATGGAGAGAGTGCAACTCCAAAGGAATATCATTATAGAGATATGGCAGATGATGTAATCAATCTTATTACAGCTTTAGATATTGAGAAACCATATCTTGTAGGATATTCAGATGGTGGCATAATTGCTCTTTTAGTTGCTATAAAAGCAAGCAAACTACTTTCAGGTATTGTATGCTGTGGTGCGAATCTTTCACCAGCAGGAATACATCACAGAGCGCTTCGCGAAATGAAAAAGGATTATAAGAGAACAAATGACCCTAAAATTCTTATGATGCTTGAGGAACCTGATATTTCTCCATCGGACTTGCGTCGCATATCGGTGCCAGCCATGATATTTGCGGGAGAGGATGATTGCATCAAGGAGAAAGAGTCTGAAAAAATAGCTGCCAACATTCCTGAGGCAGAATTACACATCTTACCAGATGAAAATCATGACAGTTATATAGTGGGGACAAACCGCTTATTTAAGTACATCTCAGGCTTTTTGAGGTAG
- the secD gene encoding protein translocase subunit SecD, protein MKRLKKGQGIAWLVAFVVILGLLGYYAALVLTGTINKTDDSLKLGLDLDGGVSITYEAVGDTPTDEQMEDTILKLQQRIENDLGEESSTTEANVYRVGDKRITVEIPGVTDANALLEELGTPGTLYFITQYDIDGNPNYTINGYDADGNIDGTLNYDIDTLIDNGSVIATGTNVTSAQAATQTNQTTNATEYVVQLRFDDEGTTAFSAATTAASLTGDSIAIYYDGKFVSVPTVKNAISDGNCIIEGMDSYEQAQKLASYIRIGGLDIELTELESQVVGAQLGSDALRTSLIAAGVGLVIVMLFLIAMYLVPGVVASLALALYTAMLIGILKAFDITLTLPGIAGMILSIGMAVDANVICFARIREEIKSGRPVISAIETGFSKALSAILDGNITTLIAAAVLGILGSGTVKGFAITLALGVVLSMFTALVITRILMNSFYALGVRSPKAYGKAKEPTKFDFVGKKAIFIGISVAIIAAGFVTIGVFKAKDGAGLNYSLEFLGGTSTTVDFNETYTLEQLDSIVVPDIASTLDISEGSIQTTTVDGTNQAIFKTRTLTLDERTALNEMFESKYSVAEDSITSQSIGSTISGEMRSQSTIAVIVSVLCMLVYIWFRFKDIRFASSAIIALIHDVLVVLSLYAFARISVGSAFIACMLTVIGYSVNDTIVVFDRIRENHKAIRTETAENLKELANSSLSQTLSRSISTSITTAIMVLMLLILGVSSIREFALPLLAGVIAGTYSSIFIATQLWYIFRVSGKKSN, encoded by the coding sequence ATGAAACGTTTAAAAAAGGGACAGGGTATTGCCTGGCTTGTTGCGTTTGTAGTAATCCTTGGTTTACTTGGTTACTATGCAGCACTTGTTCTTACAGGCACAATCAATAAGACTGACGACAGCCTTAAGTTAGGACTTGATCTTGACGGTGGTGTCAGCATTACATACGAAGCAGTTGGAGATACACCTACTGACGAGCAGATGGAGGATACAATCCTTAAGCTTCAGCAGCGTATTGAAAACGACTTGGGCGAAGAAAGCTCAACTACAGAAGCTAATGTTTATCGTGTAGGCGATAAGCGTATCACAGTTGAAATTCCAGGTGTTACTGATGCTAATGCTCTTTTGGAAGAGCTTGGTACACCAGGTACACTTTACTTCATTACTCAGTATGATATTGATGGAAATCCAAACTACACAATCAACGGGTATGATGCAGACGGCAACATCGATGGCACACTTAACTATGACATCGATACATTGATTGATAATGGCTCAGTTATTGCAACTGGTACAAATGTTACCAGCGCACAGGCAGCTACTCAGACAAACCAGACAACAAACGCTACAGAGTATGTTGTTCAGCTTCGTTTCGACGATGAGGGAACAACAGCATTCTCAGCAGCAACTACAGCAGCTTCATTAACAGGTGATTCAATTGCAATCTACTATGATGGTAAGTTTGTTTCAGTTCCTACAGTAAAGAATGCAATCTCAGATGGTAACTGTATCATCGAAGGAATGGATTCATACGAACAGGCTCAGAAGCTTGCTTCATACATTCGTATTGGTGGACTTGATATTGAGCTTACAGAGCTTGAGTCTCAGGTAGTAGGTGCTCAGCTTGGTTCTGACGCTCTTAGAACATCACTTATCGCTGCAGGCGTAGGTCTTGTAATCGTTATGTTATTCCTTATTGCTATGTACTTAGTACCAGGTGTTGTTGCTTCACTTGCACTTGCTCTTTACACAGCAATGCTTATCGGAATCTTAAAGGCATTTGATATTACACTTACATTGCCAGGTATCGCTGGTATGATTCTTTCAATCGGTATGGCGGTTGATGCAAATGTAATTTGTTTTGCTCGTATCCGCGAGGAAATCAAAAGCGGACGTCCTGTTATCTCAGCAATTGAAACAGGATTCTCAAAGGCCCTTTCAGCTATCCTTGATGGAAACATTACAACACTTATTGCAGCAGCAGTTCTTGGAATCCTTGGTTCAGGTACTGTAAAGGGATTCGCAATTACTCTTGCGCTTGGTGTTGTTTTATCAATGTTCACAGCACTTGTTATTACACGTATTCTTATGAACTCTTTCTATGCACTTGGCGTTCGTTCACCAAAGGCATACGGTAAGGCTAAGGAACCTACAAAATTCGATTTTGTTGGAAAGAAAGCAATCTTTATTGGCATTTCAGTAGCAATCATTGCCGCTGGCTTTGTAACAATTGGCGTATTTAAAGCAAAGGATGGTGCAGGACTTAACTACTCGCTTGAATTCCTTGGTGGTACATCAACAACAGTTGATTTCAACGAAACATATACACTTGAGCAGTTAGATAGCATCGTTGTTCCAGATATCGCTTCTACACTTGATATTAGCGAGGGTAGTATCCAGACAACAACAGTTGATGGAACCAACCAGGCAATTTTCAAGACACGTACACTTACACTTGATGAGCGTACAGCTTTAAATGAAATGTTCGAGTCAAAGTACTCAGTTGCAGAGGATTCAATTACTTCACAGAGTATTGGTTCTACAATCTCAGGCGAGATGCGTAGTCAGTCAACAATAGCGGTTATCGTTTCAGTACTTTGCATGCTTGTATATATTTGGTTCAGATTTAAAGATATCAGATTTGCATCATCTGCAATAATAGCGCTTATCCACGATGTACTTGTTGTATTGTCACTTTACGCATTTGCACGTATATCAGTTGGTTCAGCATTTATTGCATGTATGCTTACAGTTATCGGTTATTCAGTTAACGATACAATCGTTGTGTTTGACCGTATCAGAGAAAACCACAAGGCAATCAGAACAGAAACAGCGGAGAACCTTAAGGAACTTGCTAATAGCTCATTGTCACAGACATTGTCTCGTAGTATTTCAACATCAATCACAACAGCAATCATGGTACTTATGCTTCTCATCCTTGGTGTTTCATCAATCAGAGAGTTCGCATTACCACTTCTTGCTGGTGTAATTGCTGGTACATATTCATCTATCTTTATCGCAACACAGCTTTGGTACATATTTAGAGTTAGTGGTAAGAAGTCGAATTAA
- the typA gene encoding translational GTPase TypA codes for MAIQSREDIRNIAIIAHVDHGKTTLVDELLKQSGVFRENQEVAERVMDSNDIERERGITILSKNTAVYYKGTKINIIDTPGHADFGGEVERVLKMVNGVVLVVDAFEGAMPQTKFVLMKALDLDLPVIVCINKIDRPEARPDEVIDEVLELFMDLDASDEQLDCPFIYASAKEGYAIRSLDEEHKDMTALFETIVDYIPAPQGDPEAPTQVLISTIDYNEYVGRIGIGKVENGSIKVNQDAVVVNAHDPEKNNKVRISKLFEYDGLDKVDVDSAEIGSIVAISGISDIHIGDTICAVDAPNPIPFQKISEPTISMNFIVNDSPLAGQEGKYVTSRHIRERLMKELNTDVSLRVEDTDSPDSLKVSGRGELHLSVLIENMRREGFEFAVSKAEVLYKTDEKGHKLEPMERAYVDVPDEFTGAVIEKLSQRKGELQNMTPITGGYTRIEFKIPARGLIGYRGEFMTDTKGNGIINTIFDGYEIYKGDIAYRKQGSLIAFESGESVTYGLFSAQERGTLFIGPGEKVYSGMVIGQSSRAEDIELNVCKKKHLTNTRSSSADEALTLVPPKVLSLEQALDFIDVDELLEVTPESLRIRKRILDPLMRKRASIRK; via the coding sequence ATGGCAATTCAGAGTAGAGAAGATATTAGAAATATTGCGATTATCGCACACGTAGATCATGGTAAAACTACACTTGTAGATGAGCTTTTAAAGCAGTCTGGTGTATTCCGTGAGAATCAGGAAGTAGCTGAGCGTGTCATGGATTCAAATGACATTGAGCGTGAGCGTGGTATCACAATTCTTTCAAAAAACACAGCAGTATATTATAAAGGCACAAAGATTAACATTATTGATACACCAGGTCATGCTGACTTCGGTGGTGAGGTTGAGCGTGTTCTTAAGATGGTAAACGGTGTTGTTCTTGTAGTAGATGCATTTGAAGGTGCAATGCCACAGACAAAGTTCGTTCTTATGAAAGCACTTGATCTTGATTTACCAGTTATTGTATGTATCAACAAAATCGATAGACCAGAGGCTCGTCCTGATGAAGTTATCGATGAAGTCCTTGAGCTTTTCATGGATCTTGATGCATCTGATGAGCAGCTTGATTGCCCATTCATTTATGCGTCAGCAAAGGAAGGTTACGCTATCAGAAGTCTTGATGAAGAGCATAAGGATATGACAGCTCTCTTCGAGACAATCGTTGATTACATCCCTGCACCTCAGGGAGACCCAGAGGCTCCTACACAGGTTCTTATTTCTACAATCGACTACAACGAGTACGTTGGTAGAATTGGTATCGGTAAGGTAGAAAATGGTTCAATCAAGGTAAACCAGGATGCAGTAGTAGTTAATGCTCATGATCCTGAGAAAAACAATAAGGTTCGTATTTCAAAGCTATTTGAGTATGATGGACTTGACAAAGTAGATGTAGATTCAGCTGAGATTGGTTCAATCGTAGCTATTTCAGGTATTTCAGATATTCACATCGGAGATACTATTTGTGCAGTAGATGCACCAAATCCTATTCCATTCCAGAAGATTTCTGAACCTACCATTTCAATGAACTTTATTGTAAATGATAGTCCGCTTGCTGGTCAGGAAGGAAAGTACGTTACATCACGTCATATCAGAGAGCGCCTTATGAAGGAGCTTAACACAGACGTTTCACTTAGAGTTGAAGATACAGATTCACCTGATTCACTTAAGGTTTCAGGACGTGGCGAGCTCCATCTTTCAGTTCTTATTGAAAATATGCGTCGTGAAGGTTTCGAGTTTGCAGTATCAAAAGCTGAGGTTCTTTACAAGACAGATGAAAAGGGACACAAGCTTGAGCCAATGGAGCGTGCTTATGTAGATGTACCAGATGAGTTTACTGGTGCAGTTATCGAAAAGCTTTCTCAGAGAAAGGGTGAGCTTCAGAACATGACACCTATCACAGGTGGTTATACACGAATCGAATTTAAGATTCCTGCACGTGGACTTATTGGATATCGTGGAGAATTCATGACAGATACAAAAGGAAATGGTATAATCAATACAATTTTCGACGGTTATGAGATATACAAGGGTGACATTGCTTATCGTAAGCAGGGCTCACTTATTGCATTCGAGTCAGGCGAGTCTGTTACATACGGACTTTTCTCAGCTCAGGAGCGTGGTACACTTTTCATTGGACCAGGCGAAAAAGTATATTCTGGTATGGTAATTGGACAGAGCTCACGTGCTGAAGATATCGAGCTTAATGTATGTAAGAAAAAGCATCTTACAAATACTCGTTCATCATCAGCAGATGAGGCACTTACTCTTGTACCACCTAAAGTTCTTAGTCTTGAGCAGGCTCTTGATTTCATCGATGTAGATGAGCTTTTGGAAGTAACTCCAGAATCTTTACGTATCAGAAAGAGAATCCTTGATCCTCTTATGAGAAAGAGAGCTAGCATTAGAAAGTAG
- a CDS encoding GGDEF domain-containing protein, translating to MVRGWIIGTSSGLFFGMFSCVALIVFIFTMRAFDHKVKFRFIYGATALLIAMVGTIIYSTSGFVIVTVLSYVLPLLAIGILFLYMYMYAARYNIDSVSRCYKRRCFYADAERHAKNKMAIISMDLNDLKYINDNFGHKAGDIALLTFAEVCRSVKPSKFILYRTGGDEFMMLGIKATKEEADTLIHNIKVKLQETPYTCSFGINMYNPSDDFDDVVVKADQAMYEDKRMYKEMKIKANPSKDEEYDESLRMFTSNISFLD from the coding sequence ATGGTTAGAGGGTGGATAATTGGAACTAGCAGCGGTCTATTTTTTGGCATGTTTTCATGTGTGGCTTTGATTGTGTTCATATTTACAATGAGAGCTTTTGATCACAAGGTAAAATTTAGATTTATCTATGGAGCTACAGCTCTGTTAATTGCCATGGTTGGAACAATCATATATTCAACATCAGGCTTTGTAATAGTTACTGTGCTTTCTTATGTTCTGCCACTTTTGGCTATTGGAATCCTATTTTTATATATGTATATGTATGCGGCCAGATATAACATAGATTCTGTATCTAGATGTTATAAGCGTAGGTGCTTTTATGCAGATGCAGAAAGACATGCAAAGAATAAAATGGCCATCATATCTATGGATTTAAATGATCTAAAATATATAAATGACAACTTTGGTCATAAGGCTGGCGATATTGCATTGCTAACTTTTGCTGAAGTATGTCGTTCCGTAAAGCCTAGCAAATTTATTCTTTACCGAACAGGTGGAGATGAGTTTATGATGCTGGGAATAAAAGCCACCAAGGAAGAGGCTGATACGCTTATACATAATATAAAGGTGAAGCTTCAAGAAACACCATATACATGCTCCTTTGGAATAAATATGTACAATCCATCCGATGATTTTGATGATGTTGTGGTAAAAGCTGATCAGGCCATGTACGAAGATAAACGAATGTACAAGGAAATGAAAATTAAAGCTAATCCTTCAAAAGATGAGGAATACGACGAATCACTTAGGATGTTTACTAGTAATATAAGTTTTTTAGATTGA